Part of the Scomber japonicus isolate fScoJap1 chromosome 2, fScoJap1.pri, whole genome shotgun sequence genome, GTAatagtataaaaaaataaaaagagataaTTGAAAAATGATTGGTGAAGAGAGGGAAAATGTAAATAGTTTGTATGGCATTGTAACAAAGTAGAGTTTcctggtgtgtttttaaaaaataatttatacaAGAAATTCAGcttctgttttttatgatttattacaaCAGTGTTATACTGCACAATAAGACATCTTGGGTTCTTCCTACTTTGCACTGTTCGCTAGAGTTgcatgacacacaaaaaatgaacGCACAGTGAGTAAAAATGTGAGGAGAGCAAAAAATGGCCAAAACTGCTTTaggatatactgtatttatttgatgaacGGGAACAAACAACTGTGTTTGGTCCTGAATTGCAGCTTGGAAGTTGCATTTGTGCACGCTTGCACCTTGAATAGAAGTAAAACTCAGGCTGCATCAAGCAACATCTGTGCTCCAGAGAATAGGTTTATTTGataagtacagaaaaataagtTGCACATAATTTTAAAACAAGACAATGATCTATTCTCAGTCGAGGTTAATTTAAGTTAGTCTCAACTTTGGACTAAAGGaagatatatgtatatatatgcagCAATGACTATTGGTTAAATatcaggtgtgattgtgtggCAAGTTAAATAAATGGTTTACATGGCAGCTGGCTCATGGGTCAGGGCTCCCTTTGCTTCGGGCTCCATGGAGGCCAGGACCGGCACTGTGTCCAAGAGTCCTGATTAAGCTCAAAGTTTGACCCAGCTTTTGCTTTACTGGAACTTAAGCTCTATCTAACTGTCTTCCAGTTAGAAGTCGATATATGCTAAATTGCTAAACTTAATAGAACAgtaaacatacttttttttaaagaaaatgaattaaatgtatttctttccttttactctacatgtgtagatatgtctgctgccagctgtctgctatctgaagatcagtttctgtgctccatctgtctggatgtgttcactgatccagtcaccacaccatgtggacacaacttctgcaaaaactgcatcaatgaacactggaacagtaaagaccagtacctgtgtccactgtgtaaCAAGGTTTTCAACACAAGACCTGAACTTCTCGTCAACACATTGTTCTCTGAGATGgtttctcagttcagacaggaagctcaacagaaagccaacagcagcagctcagagcaacaagctgccaaaccaggagaagttccctgtgatgtctgtactggaaccaaactgaaggccctgaagtcctgtctggtgtgtctgacctcctactgtgagactcacctggagcctcatctgacagctttaggtatgaaaagacatcagctgatggaccctgtggagaacctggaagacaggatgtgtatgaagcacgataaacctctggagctgttctgtaaAACTGACCagacatgtgtctgcatgctctgctctgttttagacCACAAGACACATAGGGttgttcctctgaaagaagaatatgaaggaaagaaggcagagctggggaagaccgaggctgaaattcaggagatgatccagaagagacgactgaaaattgaagagatcaaacactcagttgacctcagtaagaaagctgcagacagagagaaagcagaaggtgttCAGGTCTTCACCGCTCTGATGGAGTCTGTTGAGGGAGGTAAAAAGGAAATCATCAACTCAATCAACAAGaagcagaaacaaacagagaaacaggctgaagacttcatcaaagagctggaacaggaaatctctgagctgaagaagagaagctctgaggtggagaagctctcacactctgaagaccacctccacctcctccaaaacttcccgtccctgaaagctgctccacccaccaaagactggacGGAGGTCATCGTCCGTCCATCATCATATGAGGGGACTGTGGTGaaagctgtggctcagctggaggagacgctcagtaaacAGTTGAAGAAGCAGTTTGAAGCTCAGCTGAAGAAggtccagcagtatgcagtggatgtgactcttgatcctgatacagcacatcctgcactcatcctgtctgatgatgggaaacaagttTACTGTGGTGATGTGAAGAAGAATCTCCCAGACAACCCAGAGAGATTTTCTGATTGTCCCTGTGTgttaggaaagcagagtttgtcttcaggcagattttactttgaggttcaggttaaaCAGAAGACTAAATGGGatttaggagtggccagagagtcaATCAACAGGAAGGGAAAAATCACAGCGAGACCTCAGGATGGTTACTGGACTATATggttgagaaatggaaatgagtatGAAGCTTGTAATGACCCTC contains:
- the LOC128376023 gene encoding E3 ubiquitin-protein ligase TRIM39-like yields the protein MKRSCPSGHEKSKRKQHKSELQEQQADMSAASCLLSEDQFLCSICLDVFTDPVTTPCGHNFCKNCINEHWNSKDQYLCPLCNKVFNTRPELLVNTLFSEMVSQFRQEAQQKANSSSSEQQAAKPGEVPCDVCTGTKLKALKSCLVCLTSYCETHLEPHLTALGMKRHQLMDPVENLEDRMCMKHDKPLELFCKTDQTCVCMLCSVLDHKTHRVVPLKEEYEGKKAELGKTEAEIQEMIQKRRLKIEEIKHSVDLSKKAADREKAEGVQVFTALMESVEGGKKEIINSINKKQKQTEKQAEDFIKELEQEISELKKRSSEVEKLSHSEDHLHLLQNFPSLKAAPPTKDWTEVIVRPSSYEGTVVKAVAQLEETLSKQLKKQFEAQLKKVQQYAVDVTLDPDTAHPALILSDDGKQVYCGDVKKNLPDNPERFSDCPCVLGKQSLSSGRFYFEVQVKQKTKWDLGVARESINRKGKITARPQDGYWTIWLRNGNEYEACNDPPVDLSLKSQFQKVGVFVDYEEGLVSFYDVDAAALIYSFTGCSFTEKLYPFFSPCKNDSGKNSAPLIICPVNQTE